The Amycolatopsis sp. DG1A-15b genome contains the following window.
TGGACATCGGCACCGCCAAGGCCACCGAGGCCGAGCGCCGCGGCGTCCCCCACCACCTGCTCGACGTCCTGGACGTGACCGAAACGGCGTCCGTCGCGGCCTACCAGCGGCACGCGCGGGCCGAGATCGAACGGCTGCTGGCCGGCGGCCGGGTCCCGGTGCTGGCCGGCGGGTCCGGCCTCTACGTCCAGGCCGTGCTCGACGACCTGCGTTTTCCCGGCACCGACCCGGCCGTCCGGGCCCGGCTCGACGCGGAAGCCGAGCAGCTCGGCACCCCCGCGTTGTACACCCGGCTGGGTGAGCGCGATCCGGTGGCCGCCGCCAAGATCCTGCCGACCAACACGCGCCGGATCGTGCGCGCCCTCGAGGTCATCGAGATCACCGGCGAACCGTTCTCGGCGAACCTGCCGAAGCCGGGGCCCGCCCGCTACGGCACGGTCGTCGTCGGTGTCGACCGGGCGCCCGAGGAGCTCGACGAGCGGGTGAACGAGCGCGTCGGGCGGATGTTCGAGGCCGGGCTGGTCGACGAAGTGCGCGAGCTCGAGAAGCGGGGCCTGCGCGAGGGGAAGACGGCGTCGCGGGCGCTCGGCTACCAACAGGTGCTCGCCGAACTGGACGGCGAAGGCGACTTCGAGGCGGCCGCCGCGGCGACGGCGCAGGCGACCCGGCGCTTCGTCCGCAAGCAACGGTCCTGGTTCCGGCGCGACCAGCGGATCCACTGGTTCGACGG
Protein-coding sequences here:
- the miaA gene encoding tRNA (adenosine(37)-N6)-dimethylallyltransferase MiaA, encoding MNSPAVPVAVVGPTATGKTALAVDLARALGGEVVNADAMQLYRGMDIGTAKATEAERRGVPHHLLDVLDVTETASVAAYQRHARAEIERLLAGGRVPVLAGGSGLYVQAVLDDLRFPGTDPAVRARLDAEAEQLGTPALYTRLGERDPVAAAKILPTNTRRIVRALEVIEITGEPFSANLPKPGPARYGTVVVGVDRAPEELDERVNERVGRMFEAGLVDEVRELEKRGLREGKTASRALGYQQVLAELDGEGDFEAAAAATAQATRRFVRKQRSWFRRDQRIHWFDGADPGLAARVLDTLGR